ATGGAACGAATGGGCATACATGCACTGGTGCTGAGTGGTGGTTTCGTCAGCCGTGCACCCATGTATATACTGCGTGGTGCAATGCCGGTGCAAACACTTGCTCAACATGTTGACAGCCGGCTGATGCGTTGGCTCGTTCGGCGCTTTGGTCATTGGCTTATCCGCGAAGTTCCGTTTTCACCAACCTATTTCCTCGACGAGGCGTTGATTTTCAGAAAAGAACTGAAGATGCCCCTTGTATATGTAGGCGGCATCCTCTCAGGCGAGCATATTGAGCAGGTACTGTCTGAAGGTTTCGATGCAGTGGCTATGGCAAGAGTATTGATTCACGATCCCGATTTCATCCATAAACTATTGCGACAGTCGCTGAGTCATTCCGCCTGTGATACGTGCAATTACTGCATTGCGGTAATGTACAACGGGCCGTTTAGTTGCATTCAGCATAAAACATAATGCATTGCAATAGCACAGCAGGGATACTAACTGATGTGATTGCAAATGTTTTCATCAAATAGCGCTCGTCATCTTAGCATGTTGCGGATCTTCACAAACTCCGGTGGCTTGGAAATATCCGGATTGCAGTTGATTCATCAATGCCGAAGTTCATGCCTGCATACAAGCAACTAATGATACACGGTTAATGCCTTAGCATGATGCATTTATTGCTGCATAATAAATCTCATATTTTTTTGTGCTGCATAAAAAAAAGCGCCGGATCGGCAGTTGATCCGGCGTTGACAAAATTTTACAACTGATGACTATGCATTAATAATACGGCGGGTGGGCACCGGCGCTGAAATGCTGTTTTTGTCAAAAGCTTCTTTCATTTTTTCCTGTATGCCAAAGAAAACGCTCCAGTAATCTTCTACTGTAGCATAAGGAAAAACGGCGAGGGTCACCATGCCATCTCCTACCTTGGAAACATTCAGTGACGGCGCTGGGGTTTTCAATACTCCTTCAAAACTATTCATCACATCCATGGCAACCTGTCTCACTTTATTCATGTCGTTGTCAGGCGCCACAGCCATAGTAATCTCTACACGGAGGTTTCCATGTCTGCTTAGATTGACAATGGTTCCGTTTGAAACAGCACCGTTTGCCAATATCACCGTCTTGTTGTCCGGTGTGAGCAGAATGGTATTGAAAATCTGGATTTCCAGCACATGGCCTACATGTCCGCCTGATTCAATCAGGTCACCCACTTTAAACGGTTTAAAGACAAGCATCAGCACGCCGCCCGCAAAATTGGCCAGCGAACCTTGTAAGGCAAGTCCGACTGCCAGTCCCAGCGCACCGATTACAGCAACGAATGATGTAGTTTGAATACCAAGCATGCCTGCAACCGTCACCAGCAGCAATACTTTCAATCCCACGCTCACCATGCTCCCTAAAAATGATTGAAGGGAAACATCTACCTGCCGCTTACGCAATGAAGCGGAAACCATTCGTGCAATAAAATTGGTGATGTAAAGTCCGACGATAAAAACGACCAAAGCGCCTAATACACTCGGTCCGTAAGAGGTCAGCAGTTGCATTACCCTGTCTGACAGTGATGTAAGATTATCCATGGATGTAGTTGATTTAGATTTATGTCAACAAAATACAATTAATTCTTATCGAATAGCAAAACCCCGGGACAAGTGCCACCACAGTTTCCTTGGCGCCTGAAAATACTGCTCTATGCGAAAAATCAGAATGGCAACACAGGTCATCCTGAACTTGCTTCGCAGTCTTTCCGGTGAACAAGTCACTTCTATCATACCTGCAGATACCTGCAAATTGAACGTTTTGAATTGATGAGGAAGTACTTGTTTCCGAAATGATCTGCTGCAGCAGTTGACCGTGTTAGTTTTTTCTTGCTGCCATGCCTCCGAGAATTAACCAGGTATCGCCCGATTTTTTCCAGGTATGCGTGAACTTATATGTTTCCTTTTTCACTTCTTGCTGCTGCTTATCCGTCCATATTTCATCGGCATCATAAAAAACAATGACAACACCTTCAATAGGATTTACCGCTTTCCGGTATAATTTGTAGCTGAAAACAAGGTTGGTGTCTTTATGCAACTCCGGAATCCAGGCGCCAATACCGCTTTTGCTGCTGACACCGTTTCCAAAACCGGGATATCCGATAAAATCATCATGCCACAGGGTTTTATAGGATACTGTATCATTGTTACCAACATAGTACCAGTACTTCTCTTCCATCTGCCAGGCTTCATTCATCAATGAATCTTTGTTTTCAGCAGGCAGAAAAGATTTGCCCTTTTCATCATCCCTGATGGTTTCCTTACAACTGTAGATGACCGTTGACAAAACCAAAATTGCGCCAATCATCAGGTAAAAGCCTGGTTTAAACATGGGGTTCGGTTTATTCAAATTGGAAAAAAGTAACTGCACCTGTGTAATTGATTTCAGCCAAAAATAAATAACGCTATCCATTTTTCACATGTTGCTGTATGCAGACAAAACAGCAGGCGGTGTATAATGCAGTGGAACAGATGAAACTTTCCATTAGCTCCTAATAAATCAACACTGCATAACCAGAAGCAATCTCAAAATACTTACCGTCATCCTGAACTTGTTTGAGGATCTCTTCCACTCATTGACAGATGCCGAAATAAATTCGGCATGACCGCATTGAATGCATGTTTTGAGATAGCTTCTGCACCACTTCAAAAAAAAACCCTTGCTATCTGACGACAAACAAGGGTATTAATCAATTTTAGTGATCCCGCTGGGACTCGAACCCAGGACCCCAACATTAAAAGTGTTATGCTCTACCGGCTGAGCTACGGAATCGCTGTTAAAAGTGGGTGCAAAGATAATCTGCGAAATAAGATTTGCAAATATAGTCCATTGTCACTAGCACTGAGTCGAGAAAACAGCTGACAACTAACGACGCTACTAACGACTAAGGACAAAAAAATGCTGCAGGATCATAAGCCGGATTCTGTATCATCCGTCATCGCCTCAGCGAAGATGGATCGCTCCACCTTCACCCGGCCTTTTCGGGATGCTGACATTCATTTATCTGGTCCCGGTATTACTATCGGGATCAAGCGGTCTACCCACTTCCGGATCACCTGTTGGTGAATCAAGCGGGCAGCTCTGCGAACAGCCTTATCGGCAATTCACCGGAGTATATTTGACCTTACAGCCCGCAAGGTTTACCCTTTCCTGGTGTTACCACCACGAACCGTGAGCTCTTACCTCACGTTTTCACCATCGCTCGCCAAAATACAATGAAGGTTTGCCTTCACTGCCTTTGGTACCTTCCGTATTCGTAAGAAATGGAAAACCATTTCTCTTTGAAGCGGAACAAGCAGTTATTCTCTGTGGCACTGTCTTCCCGGCTAAAGCCGGAACCATCTGTTAGGTGGTGCGGTGCCCTGTGCTGTCCGGACTTTCCTCCCCGACAAGTCGGAGCGAATGCCTCACCTGCAGCAAAATTTTCAAAGAACAAAGTATTGCAGTTAAAATAAGAAAGCCCCTGATCACTCAAGGGCTTTCCCAAAAGGTGATACCCGCAGTTATGAAATCACTTTCACATTTACTGCATTGGGGCCTTTTTTTCCTTCGGAGATCTCGAAAGAAACATTATCGTTTTCACGGATGTCGTTGATAAGACCTGTTGCGTGAACGAAAATTTCTTCATTCGTTCCATCCTGAATGATGAAGCCAAATCCTTTGGATTTGTTGTAAAACTTTACTTTGCCTGTGTTCATTGAAATTGTAATTGATGAATTAAAAAATTGAAATCGTAACAAAGATAAAAAAATATTAAAATTCAGGTAACCGCGCGCAAAAAAACATGCAATGGTGGCCTGCTCCATCCATGACAGGTATGACATGGAGATGTGTCGTAAATGAAGGGGTTCAGCTGTATCATAAGCACCGGCATACTGATTTAACCGGCTATCAGGCTATGACCGTACGGTTCTCATTAATGTGGTCGGAAAAGATAACACCATCCTTCAACCGTACAATCCGGTGGGCAAACAGGGAGATATCCTCTTCATGCGTAACGATAATAACGGTATTTCCTTCCCGGTGGATCTGATCAAATATCCCCATTATTTCGATGGAAGTCTTACTGTCTAAATTGCCGGTAGGTTCATCAGCGAGGATGATGGAAGGGTTATTGACCAATGCCCTGGCAATGGCCACCCGCTGTTTTTGTCCGCCGGAAAGTTCATTCGGCTTATGATCCATCCTGTCCGCCAGGCTTACTGCTTTCAGCATCTCGCGCGCCTTCTCATCACGGTAGGACTTCGTTTTACCGGCATAGATAAGCGGCAGAGCCACATTTTCTTCCGCTGTCATGCGCGGCATCAGGTTAAAAGTCTGAAACACAAAGCCAATCTCTTTATTGCGTATCACCGCCAGCTCATTGTCCCGCATGACCCCAACATCATTTCCGTTCAGGTAATACTTACCGCTGCTCGGTATGTCAAGCGCTCCAATGATATTCATCAGCGTTGACTTCCCGGAACCGGAAGGCCCCATCAGCGCTACATACTCATTCTTGTTAATGGTGAGATTGATTTCTTTCAGCGCAGGAATCACCACCTTTTCAAGCACATAGTCCTTTCTTATTTTCTGCAGTGATATTATTTCAGCCATCTTCTTTTCTTCGTTAAATCGCTAAAAAGTTCCTGTTTAAAAAAATC
The DNA window shown above is from Chitinophagales bacterium and carries:
- a CDS encoding mechanosensitive ion channel, whose protein sequence is MDNLTSLSDRVMQLLTSYGPSVLGALVVFIVGLYITNFIARMVSASLRKRQVDVSLQSFLGSMVSVGLKVLLLVTVAGMLGIQTTSFVAVIGALGLAVGLALQGSLANFAGGVLMLVFKPFKVGDLIESGGHVGHVLEIQIFNTILLTPDNKTVILANGAVSNGTIVNLSRHGNLRVEITMAVAPDNDMNKVRQVAMDVMNSFEGVLKTPAPSLNVSKVGDGMVTLAVFPYATVEDYWSVFFGIQEKMKEAFDKNSISAPVPTRRIINA
- a CDS encoding nuclear transport factor 2 family protein, with the protein product MFKPGFYLMIGAILVLSTVIYSCKETIRDDEKGKSFLPAENKDSLMNEAWQMEEKYWYYVGNNDTVSYKTLWHDDFIGYPGFGNGVSSKSGIGAWIPELHKDTNLVFSYKLYRKAVNPIEGVVIVFYDADEIWTDKQQQEVKKETYKFTHTWKKSGDTWLILGGMAARKN
- a CDS encoding cold shock domain-containing protein, which gives rise to MNTGKVKFYNKSKGFGFIIQDGTNEEIFVHATGLINDIRENDNVSFEISEGKKGPNAVNVKVIS
- a CDS encoding ABC transporter ATP-binding protein; the encoded protein is MISLQKIRKDYVLEKVVIPALKEINLTINKNEYVALMGPSGSGKSTLMNIIGALDIPSSGKYYLNGNDVGVMRDNELAVIRNKEIGFVFQTFNLMPRMTAEENVALPLIYAGKTKSYRDEKAREMLKAVSLADRMDHKPNELSGGQKQRVAIARALVNNPSIILADEPTGNLDSKTSIEIMGIFDQIHREGNTVIIVTHEEDISLFAHRIVRLKDGVIFSDHINENRTVIA